The Cellulophaga sp. L1A9 genome window below encodes:
- a CDS encoding YafY family protein has translation MALNKNALIRYKSIDKCLQNNYRQWTLDDLIEACSDALYEYEGREVNVSKRTVQLDIQLMRSDKLGYNAPISVYDKKYYKYEEEGYSITDIPITENDMNVLSETVEMLKQFKDFSLFSEIGGIIQRLEDKVYTEKTHQSSIIHLDKNENLKGLHWLDELYQAIQKKVVLKLEYKSFKAIEANTITFHPCLLKEFNNRWFLVGMGNKNKGVVNLALDRIISIDYDFATSYTDFEFDADTFYKDVVGVTVNQGERASNIKLWVDRYNAPYVITKPMHHSQIIEKENGDGSIEINIKVKINFELERLILGFGDAIEILQPERVRKRIHQKLKKATRRYEEKPD, from the coding sequence ATGGCTCTCAATAAAAACGCCCTTATCCGGTATAAATCTATTGATAAATGTTTGCAGAATAACTACCGTCAATGGACTTTAGATGATTTAATTGAAGCCTGCTCAGATGCCTTATATGAATATGAAGGTCGAGAAGTAAATGTTAGCAAGCGAACGGTTCAATTGGATATTCAGTTAATGCGAAGTGATAAATTAGGATACAACGCACCTATTTCTGTTTACGATAAGAAGTATTATAAGTACGAAGAAGAAGGTTATTCCATTACAGATATTCCGATTACGGAAAATGATATGAATGTACTTTCTGAAACGGTAGAAATGCTAAAGCAGTTTAAAGACTTTTCGTTGTTTTCTGAAATAGGTGGAATTATTCAGCGATTGGAGGATAAAGTATATACTGAGAAAACCCACCAATCTTCAATTATTCATCTGGATAAAAATGAAAACCTAAAGGGACTCCATTGGTTAGATGAATTGTATCAAGCCATTCAGAAAAAGGTGGTTTTGAAATTAGAGTATAAGTCGTTCAAAGCTATAGAGGCGAACACAATTACCTTTCATCCCTGTTTATTGAAAGAGTTCAATAATCGATGGTTCTTAGTAGGAATGGGGAATAAAAATAAAGGAGTTGTTAATTTGGCTTTAGACCGAATTATTTCGATTGATTATGATTTTGCAACTTCTTATACAGACTTTGAATTTGATGCAGATACCTTTTACAAGGATGTTGTTGGTGTAACGGTAAATCAAGGAGAGCGAGCTTCAAATATTAAGTTATGGGTTGATAGATATAATGCTCCTTACGTAATTACAAAACCCATGCATCATTCTCAAATAATTGAGAAAGAAAATGGAGATGGTAGCATTGAAATCAATATCAAAGTAAAAATCAATTTTGAATTAGAGCGTTTGATACTTGGGTTTGGGGATGCTATTGAGATTTTACAACCAGAACGGGTTAGGAAAAGAATCCATCAAAAATTGAAGAAAGCTACGCGTCGATATGAAGAAAAGCCTGATTGA
- a CDS encoding CRTAC1 family protein codes for MIKKILKVLGIALVLMIGIVLFRFWKDSVSDKYDVSIATEKIPKFTSIPLDFTHKYRGDKSLPIAPSALIDIDNDNIDEVFFGGGMDQEDAIYAYRDHAFVLISEEVGLAKKGNTTTTLGAISADMDNNGFSDLVLGREDGLYIYYNTDGVFTIQKIETPINKKSTPAGITVGDIDKDGDLDIFLSTYLKKELMEGQNIFERYDYGATSELLLNNGDNTFVSITKQAGLEYIHNTFQGVFVDIDNDSWLDLVVVHDTGEARTYKNNGDLTFTMKENPLTKKFAYPMGLAVGDYNNDGLVDFMFSNVGTTAPDFMASGDIKNKELYTDKWILFKNEGNFKFTDAAEDAKIADYEFSWGCTFADMNNDGLQDLIVAENYVDFPFSKLFKLPGRFLVQKEDHTFVPTEKESGVENPFYGITALVSDFNKDGYLDLIWTNIDGPAFAYLNEGGSNNHIQINLVENAASMGAKVTVETPTKKLTDWLVTGEGLASDQTALLNFGLGDETTVNKITIQYSNGKVDELLNPKVNTIVDVEKEKLLVLKMMLKDTINQ; via the coding sequence ATGATTAAAAAGATTTTAAAAGTACTAGGCATCGCTTTAGTATTAATGATAGGGATCGTCCTTTTTCGTTTCTGGAAAGATTCCGTTTCTGACAAGTACGATGTTAGTATTGCCACAGAGAAGATTCCAAAATTTACGAGTATTCCTCTAGATTTCACCCATAAATATAGGGGTGATAAATCGTTGCCTATAGCACCATCTGCACTTATTGATATTGATAATGATAATATTGATGAAGTATTCTTTGGTGGCGGAATGGATCAAGAAGATGCTATCTATGCCTATAGAGATCATGCATTTGTTTTAATTTCTGAAGAAGTTGGTTTGGCTAAAAAAGGAAATACAACGACCACCTTAGGAGCTATATCTGCCGATATGGATAATAACGGATTTTCAGATTTAGTACTAGGTCGTGAAGATGGTCTGTATATTTATTATAATACAGACGGTGTTTTTACCATTCAGAAGATTGAAACACCAATCAATAAAAAATCTACACCTGCTGGGATTACAGTTGGCGATATAGATAAAGATGGCGATTTAGATATTTTCTTGTCTACCTACCTTAAAAAAGAATTAATGGAAGGCCAGAATATTTTTGAACGTTATGACTATGGTGCTACGAGTGAGTTATTGTTAAACAATGGAGATAATACATTTGTTAGTATCACCAAGCAAGCAGGATTAGAATATATACACAATACATTTCAAGGTGTTTTTGTAGACATAGATAATGATTCTTGGTTAGACTTGGTGGTAGTTCATGATACCGGAGAGGCTAGAACGTACAAGAATAATGGAGATTTAACCTTCACCATGAAGGAGAATCCTTTAACAAAGAAATTTGCCTATCCTATGGGCTTGGCTGTCGGGGATTATAATAATGATGGTCTTGTAGATTTTATGTTTTCTAATGTAGGTACTACAGCACCAGACTTTATGGCAAGTGGTGATATTAAAAATAAAGAGTTATACACAGATAAGTGGATTCTTTTTAAAAATGAAGGTAATTTTAAGTTTACAGATGCTGCAGAGGATGCCAAAATTGCTGATTATGAATTTTCATGGGGATGCACTTTTGCAGATATGAATAATGACGGACTTCAAGATTTAATTGTAGCAGAAAATTATGTTGATTTTCCATTTAGTAAACTGTTTAAACTACCAGGAAGATTTTTAGTACAGAAAGAAGATCACACTTTTGTTCCTACAGAAAAGGAAAGTGGTGTTGAAAATCCTTTTTATGGGATTACCGCTTTAGTAAGTGATTTTAATAAGGATGGGTATCTAGATTTAATTTGGACCAATATAGATGGACCAGCTTTTGCTTATCTTAACGAAGGTGGGTCAAATAATCATATTCAAATTAATTTAGTAGAAAATGCAGCAAGTATGGGGGCAAAAGTCACTGTAGAAACGCCAACGAAAAAACTAACAGATTGGTTGGTTACTGGAGAAGGTCTTGCTAGTGATCAAACTGCGTTATTAAATTTTGGATTAGGAGATGAAACTACGGTGAATAAAATTACAATCCAATATTCTAATGGTAAGGTAGATGAGCTTCTGAATCCTAAGGTAAATACCATTGTAGATGTTGAAAAAGAAAAATTGCTAGTACTGAAAATGATGCTAAAAGATACTATAAATCAATAG
- a CDS encoding TlpA disulfide reductase family protein: MRRHLGITILLLACSISCNQIEKKPIDSVNEINVVTTASSLFVDLEGNPISLNDYKGKKILLNFWATWCRPCIEEMPSLERAMALLKEDNYVFLLATDESVETINNFKVQTNVKLNFIRYTGTLSQLKIYALPATFIYNEQGKEVTVIRGAAEWDSSEMIKKLKNFN; encoded by the coding sequence ATGAGAAGACATTTAGGAATCACAATTTTACTTTTAGCCTGTTCAATTTCATGCAATCAAATAGAAAAAAAACCTATTGATTCGGTAAATGAGATTAATGTTGTTACCACTGCTTCTAGTTTATTCGTCGATTTAGAGGGTAATCCTATTTCTTTAAATGATTATAAAGGCAAGAAAATTTTACTGAATTTTTGGGCAACATGGTGTAGGCCTTGTATTGAGGAAATGCCCTCTTTAGAGCGCGCCATGGCATTATTGAAAGAAGACAACTATGTCTTTCTTTTAGCTACCGATGAGTCTGTCGAAACCATAAATAATTTTAAAGTTCAAACGAATGTTAAACTTAATTTTATACGCTATACCGGTACGCTATCGCAATTAAAAATTTATGCATTACCAGCCACATTCATTTACAACGAGCAAGGAAAGGAAGTCACCGTAATTAGGGGAGCAGCTGAGTGGGATTCATCCGAAATGATTAAGAAACTAAAAAATTTCAACTAA
- a CDS encoding nucleotidyltransferase domain-containing protein codes for MMIHKLKNLATDKKVNILFACESGSRAWGFASPDSDYDVRFVYTHPLEWYLSVSEKRDTIDLMEGDFDAVGWELRKKLRLLKKSNVPALEHLFSPITYIEENASIKELRKIAEDCFSPVACMYHYLSMSKKYEEKLSAETVKLKSLFYALRTALAGKWILENNTMPPVVFDKMLSLVKRDEADEIRNLMTIKSENNESYLHSRNEKVINLITGVLDVNEKFAKSLSGGKPDTDRIDSFLYNTLTK; via the coding sequence ATGATGATACACAAACTTAAAAATCTTGCAACCGACAAAAAGGTTAACATACTTTTTGCCTGCGAATCTGGAAGCAGAGCTTGGGGCTTTGCTTCTCCTGATAGCGATTACGATGTTCGATTTGTATACACCCATCCTCTAGAATGGTATCTATCCGTTTCAGAAAAAAGGGATACTATCGATTTAATGGAAGGCGACTTTGATGCAGTTGGTTGGGAACTCAGAAAGAAGCTACGCTTGCTTAAAAAGTCAAACGTACCAGCGCTAGAGCATTTATTTTCACCTATAACTTATATTGAAGAAAATGCATCTATTAAGGAACTTAGAAAAATCGCTGAAGATTGCTTTTCTCCTGTAGCTTGTATGTATCACTATTTAAGTATGAGTAAAAAATATGAAGAAAAGCTATCTGCTGAAACTGTAAAACTAAAGAGTTTGTTTTATGCATTGCGAACAGCTTTGGCGGGCAAGTGGATACTGGAGAACAATACAATGCCTCCAGTTGTTTTTGATAAAATGCTATCTCTTGTCAAAAGGGATGAGGCTGACGAAATAAGAAACTTAATGACTATAAAATCAGAGAATAACGAAAGTTATTTACATTCGAGAAATGAGAAAGTCATAAATCTTATAACAGGTGTTTTAGATGTTAACGAAAAGTTTGCAAAATCTCTTTCTGGGGGAAAACCTGATACTGATAGAATTGATAGTTTTTTATACAACACCTTGACCAAATGA
- a CDS encoding DNA polymerase beta superfamily protein has product MKTIEELKASGNIIFECISGSRAYGLATASSDTDIRGVFVLPKEKYYSLEYVGQINNETNDIVYYELKKFIELLSKNNPNILELLSVPEECILSKHPLFDKVKSEYFLSKLCKDTFANYAFTQIKKARGLKKKIVNPIEKERKSVTDFCFVRKEKRAAPLNTFLENEGFEVAHCGLAKISQMKDCYNLFYNPSMKYSGVARENANEVCLSSIPKSEVPAAILYFNLDGYSSYCKKYKEYWSWVEKRNDERYKSNISHEKNYDAKNMMHTFRLLHMAKEIGVDNKIMVKRPDRDFLLDVKNAEFEYEELVERAEKLRTELEVIYEKSSLMERPDLDRVNKILASIREEYYNL; this is encoded by the coding sequence ATGAAAACAATAGAAGAACTAAAAGCTTCAGGGAATATAATATTTGAATGCATTAGCGGTAGTAGAGCATACGGACTCGCTACTGCTTCTTCTGATACCGATATTCGTGGAGTTTTTGTACTACCAAAAGAAAAGTATTATTCACTAGAATATGTGGGTCAAATAAATAATGAGACGAACGATATTGTTTATTATGAACTTAAAAAGTTCATAGAACTTCTTTCGAAAAACAATCCTAATATTCTTGAATTGTTAAGTGTGCCTGAAGAATGCATACTTTCAAAGCATCCGCTATTCGATAAAGTCAAGTCTGAGTACTTTCTTTCAAAATTATGCAAAGACACCTTTGCGAATTATGCTTTTACCCAAATAAAAAAAGCAAGAGGATTGAAAAAAAAAATAGTAAATCCTATTGAAAAAGAACGAAAATCTGTTACTGACTTTTGTTTTGTTCGAAAAGAAAAGCGCGCTGCTCCTTTAAACACTTTTTTAGAAAATGAAGGTTTCGAAGTGGCCCATTGTGGATTGGCAAAAATAAGTCAAATGAAAGATTGTTACAATCTCTTCTACAATCCTTCTATGAAGTATAGTGGCGTTGCCAGAGAAAATGCGAATGAAGTCTGCCTTAGTTCTATTCCAAAATCAGAAGTACCAGCAGCTATTTTATATTTCAATCTAGATGGGTATTCATCCTATTGTAAAAAGTATAAGGAGTATTGGTCTTGGGTAGAAAAGAGAAATGATGAACGTTATAAGAGTAACATTTCGCATGAAAAGAACTACGATGCTAAAAACATGATGCATACTTTTCGTCTTTTACATATGGCTAAAGAAATAGGAGTTGATAATAAAATCATGGTGAAAAGACCAGATCGCGACTTCCTACTAGATGTAAAGAATGCTGAATTCGAATATGAAGAATTGGTTGAAAGAGCAGAAAAACTAAGAACTGAACTAGAAGTTATTTATGAAAAATCTAGTTTGATGGAAAGGCCTGATTTGGATAGGGTTAATAAAATATTAGCTAGCATTAGAGAAGAATATTATAACCTATAG
- a CDS encoding Crp/Fnr family transcriptional regulator has product MKTLTTYWFLQDFNLFKKLGMSAMMEMCDLLEMENIDKGQTIQIGTRNKKCVFFLKKGAVKIMDTTNNTTKYIVKNGNIFGELSLFNLEAASKEMAQTLEDSIICYIESDTMEGLIEKHSSLKNRILKIYGLRIQKLENRLEHLLFKDSKTRIEDFIQSYIEEFGVVKEHKIEAKNLLSHKDIANLTNTSRQTVNNVLSTLRKEEKIFYDSKYISILHQNIPEN; this is encoded by the coding sequence TTGAAAACACTTACGACATATTGGTTTCTACAAGATTTTAATCTTTTTAAAAAATTAGGGATGTCTGCAATGATGGAAATGTGCGATTTGTTAGAGATGGAAAATATTGATAAGGGGCAAACCATACAAATTGGTACTCGCAATAAGAAGTGTGTTTTCTTTTTAAAAAAAGGCGCAGTTAAAATCATGGACACCACTAATAATACAACAAAGTACATTGTTAAAAATGGTAATATTTTTGGAGAACTTTCTTTATTTAATCTTGAAGCGGCTTCAAAAGAAATGGCGCAAACGCTTGAGGATTCTATCATTTGCTATATAGAATCTGATACGATGGAAGGACTTATAGAAAAGCATAGTTCATTAAAAAATAGAATTCTTAAAATTTACGGATTGCGAATTCAAAAATTAGAAAACAGATTAGAGCATCTTTTATTTAAAGACAGTAAAACAAGAATAGAAGATTTTATTCAATCATACATCGAAGAATTTGGAGTAGTTAAGGAGCATAAAATTGAAGCTAAAAACCTACTATCTCATAAAGATATTGCGAACCTGACCAATACCTCACGACAAACAGTAAATAATGTGTTAAGCACTTTGCGTAAAGAGGAAAAGATATTTTATGATTCAAAATACATTTCAATCCTACATCAAAATATACCTGAAAATTAA
- a CDS encoding DUF6796 family protein, which yields MNTNTTIKILGYLGLLGALLVGAGEYLLHYSPNILGHAKDFEFFAFVSLEHMTLGHFLAVIGLPFYFAGYIHIYLMLRSGSETLARLTLGLGFIAFAVGGIWIGSRATIGNIVHLKEAIDPEVYKNLIAHYTNHAELLVQALRVVIALLSITFVSAILKGGTYYKKWMAFFNPITILIAIALSGLAIPSIGQHTLPILMNITHFILFSLSIYQLNNFIKPLHHD from the coding sequence ATGAATACCAATACGACAATTAAAATCTTAGGATACCTAGGGTTATTAGGAGCCTTATTAGTGGGGGCAGGAGAGTACCTACTACATTATTCTCCCAATATTTTAGGACATGCAAAAGACTTTGAATTTTTTGCGTTTGTAAGCCTAGAGCACATGACGCTTGGCCATTTTTTAGCAGTCATAGGACTTCCATTCTATTTTGCAGGTTATATTCATATTTATTTAATGTTAAGGTCTGGTAGTGAAACACTCGCTAGACTTACGCTTGGTTTAGGTTTTATTGCCTTTGCAGTAGGTGGTATTTGGATTGGTTCCAGAGCAACAATAGGGAATATTGTGCACTTAAAAGAGGCTATAGATCCAGAAGTTTATAAAAACCTAATAGCGCATTATACCAATCATGCAGAGCTATTGGTACAGGCATTACGCGTAGTAATTGCCCTATTATCCATCACTTTTGTGAGTGCTATTTTAAAAGGAGGCACCTACTATAAAAAATGGATGGCCTTTTTTAATCCGATAACAATTTTAATAGCCATAGCGCTTAGTGGTCTAGCAATACCATCTATTGGGCAGCATACCTTACCTATTTTAATGAATATCACTCATTTCATACTTTTTAGCCTATCCATATATCAACTAAACAATTTTATAAAACCATTACATCATGATTAA